DNA from Rubripirellula lacrimiformis:
GGCAATGAAACGGCGTACGCAGCGGCTCCGCGATTCTCTTTTGCGACTTCTTGGCGATGCAAACCGATCGCCCCAACATCGATTCCGCCCACGGCTGGAATCGCTAGAAGATCGCCGGCTGTTGGTCGCCGCCATCGACTTGGCGGATGTGGTTGGCCAGGTGTTCGATGATTTTTCGGGCAATGGTTACGACGTTGGCGAAGAAGTCTCTGGCGCTGCCTTGGACATCTATCGCGACGACGGTGACGGCGTGTTCGAACCGGGCACCGGTGACGTCGAAGTCGCGATGGCGATGACGGACAGCAACGGGAACTACCGATTCGAACGTCTAACGGCGGGCGACTATTTCGTGTTGCAACCGGCCCAAACCGTTTCGGGACACGCGTTATTGCGATCGGTATCGCCGCTGATCACGATTTCGACCGAGGACGTCAAAGGCCGGATCGCGACTTCGATCGACACCTTCAACACCGCCGCCCAGAAGGTTACCGACACCACCAACGACAACATTCCTGTGACCAGCTTCGTCGCGGCCGACAGCGCCCAGGTCATTGGTGGCGAACGTGATTTGATCGTCAACAAGACCAGTGCTGACGGGTCGGTCGAACTTAGCGTGAACGATCCGCTGCTTCCGAACCAATTGATATTCAATTCGCCCGCCACGGGACTGGGAACACGACGGGTCACGTGGGACGGAGTCGACGGCGCCATCGCGATCGACGACACAGGGCTAGGGGGCGTCAACCTGACCACGGACGCGCTGGGACTGCAGCTGCAGATCCGGGCAAACCTAGCCGGCGGGAATGCGATCGTACGCATCTACAGCAACGATGGCATCGCGGGAACGGCCGATCGATTCAGCACTGCGACCATTCCGATTCCTGTCACGCAGGGCACCTTCCAGTCGGCTGAATTCATTCCTTTTTCTGCCTTCACATCCACATCGGGTGGCGGCGCTGACTTCACCGACGTTGGCGCGATCGAACTAGAAATCGCAACGACGGTCGTCGACGTCAACGGCGCGTCCGAATTGGTCGGCGCCGTTGGGACGATCGTCAAAACGGCAAACTTCGCCAACTTCGATCAGGCCGATCTAAGTCTTTCGAAGACGGTCGATGATCCGTCGCCCAACTTGAATCAAGAAGTCACCTTCACGTTGACGATCAACAACAGCGGTCCCGACACGGCCACCGGCGTGGTGGTGACAGACCTGTTGCCAAGCGGTATCCAGTTTGAACGATTCGCAACGGACAACGGCAGCTACGACAGTGCCAACGGGCGATGGACCGTGGGCAGTGTCGCCGTCGGCAGCCCAGCGGTCTTGACCATCACCGGCACCGTGACTTCGGTTGGCGAAAAAACCAACTCCGCCGAAATCACCGCATCGGACCAATTCGACACCGACAGCACGCCAAACAACCAATTGGCGGGTGAGGATGATCAAGCATCTGTCGCGATCGCCCCGCAAACCATCGATCTGTCGCTGACCCAGACGATCGCCGACGCCAGCCCCAATGTCGGCGACACTGTCACCTTTGTTGTCACCTTGCGCAATGATGGCCCCAGCACAGCGACCAACGTTTCGGTCCGCGATTTGTTGCCTGCCGGGGTGACGTTGACCACGGCGACCCCATCCCAGGGCAACTACAACACGTCGTCGGGAATTTGGACGGTTCCATCACTGATCAGCGGCGGTTCGGTTGCACTTTCGCTTTCCGGGGTGGTCAACCAAAGCGGATCGTTCATCAACACTGCCGAAGTGACCGCGGCGGACCAAACCGATTCGGATAGCGTCCCCAACAACAACGACGCGGACGAAGACGACCAGGCGTCGCTGACCATCGTCACGCCGGTTGCCGATTTGCAGTTGACCCAAACGGTCGACAATCCAGCGCCGAACGTTGGTGACGAAGTGATCTTTACGGTCACGATTAGCAACCAGGGACCAGCCCCGGCCTCGGGCGTCGTCGTTTCGGATCTGCTGCCCGCTGGACTGGAATCGATCAGTTCGACCGTCAACGCGGGAGTCTACAACGACACGACAGGTCGCTGGGTCATCGGGGACGTTTCCACGACGGATGCGCCGACGTTGACCATCCGAGCGCGAGTTCAATCATCGACCGCGATCACCAACACGGCGGAAGTCATCGAAGCGGATCAGTTCGATCCCGACAGCACCCCGGGCAATGATATCCCCAGCGAAGACGACCAGGACTCCGCCACGGTCGCTCCATCGGCAATCGACCTGTCGCTGACCCAAAGCGTCGACACGCCGCGGCCCAATGTCGGCGACGAAATCCAGTACACGATCACGCTGGACAACGCCGGTCCCGATACCGCCACCAGCATCATCGTGCGTGACGTGCTTCCCACCGGTTTGACATTCCTGTCGGCGACCGAAAGCGTCGGCACCTACACGTCGGCCGACGGCAACTGGTCGGTTCCGTCGCTTGCCCCAGCCGATTCGCCCGCGACGCTGCAACTTCGCGTTCGAGTCGATTCGCAGCCTGCGACCGCCAATTCGGCCGAAGTCATCCAGGCGACCCAGTTCGATCCCGATAGCACACCGAACAATGATGATCCGGGCGAAGATGATCAGGCGGCGGTGTCCATCACATTGGCCAGCGCCGACCTGTCACTGACGAAAACGGTCGACGTCGGGTCACCCAACATCGGTGACAACGTAGTGTTTACCATCCGAGTGACCAACGATGGTCCCGATGTTGCCACCAACGTATCGATCCGAGACGAATTGCCCACCGGCACCCGTTTCGTTTCATCCAACCCATCGGTGGGCAGCTACGATTCGATCACCGGGATCTGGACGGTCCCATCGGTCGGTTTGTCGAGCACCGAAACGTTGACGATCACCGCGGTCACCGATACCGCGTCGATGACGACGAACACCGCCGAAATCATCAGCGTCGACCAATCCGACCCGGACTCGGTCGCCGGCAACGGCAACGCCAACGAAGACGACATCGCGACCGCGACGATCCAAGCCCAACAGATCGATCTGTCGCTTTCCTTGGCCGTCAATGACACCGCCCCCAACGTCGGGGACGAAATCACGTTTGTGATCACCGTCGACAATGCGGGCCCAAGCGATGCGACCGGCGTCCGAGTGACCGACGTGCTTCCGGCCGGCCTGACGCTCGTCGACAGCACTCCTAGTCAAGGCAGCTTCAATACTTCGTCCGGCGTCTGGTCCGTCGGAAACGTCAGCATCACGACCCAGCCGACACTTCAACTGGTCGTTCGCGTTGACCAAGTCCTGACCGATACCATCAATGTCGCCGAGATCACGGCCGCCGATCAACCCGACACCGATTCGACGCCGGGCAACAACGATATCGACGAAGACGACCAGGACTCGGTCACGATCAGCACACCGGTGGCCGACCTGTCGCTGGTCCAAACGGTCACCAACGATACACCGAACGTCGGCGATCAAGTGACGTTCGAAATCCTGCTGACAAACGATGGCCCCAGCCCCGCCACGAGCGTTCAGGTCAGCGACCTGTTGCCCGACGCAGTGCGGTTCGATTCCACGACGTTAAGCGCAGGCACCTACGATGCCGACACCGGCATCTGGGACATCGGCAGCGTTGGTAGCGGCGAAACCGTTTCGCTTGGCATCAACGTCACGATCACGGGGCAGGGCACCCAGACCAACACCGCCCGCGTCAGCCAATCGGATCAGTTCGACCCCGATTCGACGCCGGGCAACAACGTCGAAGCGGAAGACGATCAAGCATCCGCTAGCGTGACTCCGCCGGTGATCGATCTGTCGCTACAGAAGACGGCTTCGCTGGATCGGCCCGCGATCGGCCAGAATGTGACGTTTACCATCACCGCCCAAAACGATGGGGTTTCCGACGCAACGGGTGTTGTGATTCGCGACGCGTTGCCTGCCGGGCTGAATTTCGTCGACAGCAATGCGTCGGTGGGCAGCTACAACGCGACCACCGGAATCTGGTCACTGGGCGCGATCGCTGCCGGATCGTCCGAGACACTCGAAATCACGGCGACCGTGACCCAAGTGGATGCGGTGACAAACGTCGCCGAAGTCATCGCCGCGAACCAATTTGATTCCGACAGCACGCCGGACAATCAAGATGAAAACGAAGACGACCTGGCTTCGGTGTCGATCACCCCGGCCAGTGCCGACCTTTCGTTAACCAAAACGGTTGACGACTCGCTCCCCAACGTGGGCCAGGAAGTCACCTTCACGCTGACGCTGTCCAATGCCGGCCCGGATACAGCCGAGCAGATCACGGTGCGAGACTCTTTGCCCGCGGGACTGGACTTCGTCGGTTCGTCACCCAGTGTGGGCGACTACGACTCGGCCACCGGAATTTGGACCATCGACTCCCTGGCCTCCGGCGCCACGGCCACCCTGGACATCCGCGCCGCTGTGGCTGCGTTGACCGATCGCACCAATACGGCCGAAGTGCTGACCAGCAGCCAGTTCGATCCCGATAGCACCCCGGGCAACGGGGATGATTCGGAGGACGATCAAGCCAGTGTCACCCTGTCGCCTCAATTGGTGGACCTAGCGCTCAGCAAAGTCCTAGACGATCCGGCACCCAATGTCGGTGATACCATCGCCTTCACGCTGACGCTTTCGAACGATGGCCCATCGGACGCCACCGGCGTAGCGGTCACGGATCGGTTGCCCGACGGCCTGGTCTTCGAAAACTTCATCGCCAGCCAGGGCAGTTACAACTCGGCCAGTGGTCTGTGGAACGTCGGCAACGTAGCCAAAGACGCCGCCCCGACGTTGACCATCAACGCCACCGTCGGCCAAATCAGCGGCGCCACGAACACGGCCGAGATCACTGCGGCCGACCAAGTGGATCGCGATAGCACGCCGGGCAACAATGACGCCGGTGAAGACGATCAAGCCAGTGTCGAATTCGTCACCCAGGTGGCCGACCTTAGCCTGACGAAAACCGCCAGCACATCGGCCCCCACCCAAAACGAAGTCATCCGTTTCACTCTGACACTTACCAATTCAGGCCCCAGCACGGCCACCGACATCAGCGTTCGCGACGTCTTGCCCAGCGGCTTGACGTTCGTCTCCGCCGATCCGAGTGTGGGCAGCTACGATCCGGCCAACGGAATCTGGACGCTTGCCAGCGTTTCATCGTCGTCCAACGCAACCCTGCGGATCGATGCCCGAGCGACTTCGCCGCAGCCATCGACCAACACCGCCGAAATCATGTTGGCTAGGCAGTTCGATCCGGACAGCACGCCCGGCAACGGTGTCGCCGCGGAAGATGACATCGCGTCGGTTCTGATCACGCCGGTGGTGATTGACCTGGACGTGTCCGCAAGCGTCGACAACGACGCCCCGGTCGAAGGGGACGAAATCCTGATGACCTTCCTGACCCAAAACTCTGGCAACGTGGCCGCGACCGGTGTGGTCACATCGGTGATGATCCCGGCTGGACTGCGGATTGTGTCGTCCACGCCTGATATCGGTAGCTACAACCCGGTCAGCGGACGTTGGGAAATCGGCACGCTAGGTGTGGGCGCGACAGCGACGCTGACCGTTCGGGCCGTGGTCGAAAATCGCGAACTGAAAACGATTCCCGTTCAGGTCATCGCAGCCGACCAGTTCGACATCGACAGTACGCCGGGCAACGACGAAGTGGGCGAGGACGATCAAACCGATTTGATCATCCGCGCCCCGCGGACGCTGACCAAGCGACTGTTCCTGTCGCGATAGGCCAGACCGTAACCAAATCAAAGTTTCGACGGACCGAATCGGTTCGTCGAAACTTCGGATACCGGAACAACGATAGGGTTACGCGTTCAGCTTCACGTCCGCCGAATCGGCAATGTTGACCCAGACGTGAACGTGGGGTGCACCACGATAGTGCCATACGAACGACGGGCCTTCCAATCGCCAGTTGTCCCAGACGCCGTCTTTGCCAATGTCGTGATCTTGGTAGAACGACAACTTGCAGGCATCCAGTCCGCCTTGGGTCTTCAGACACTGCATCGCTTCTTGCTGATCCGGCGTGCGATACATTTCGACCATCGTGGCCAGCACGCCTTGCAGGTGTTCACGTTGGTCAGATGCCATGTCCGAAACCGGCAACCCGGTGATGTCGGACGAATGACCACGGAACGCGACGGCCTGTTCTCGCGGCGTGGTGGGGACCAACGCCTGTTTCTGCTGACGCCCGTCCAACATCTTGTACAGATCGTTGGCAGCGACCGCTTGGTTCCAGAACACGTTGTCGGTGTGATTGGGGCCCTCTTCGCCCTCCGGTGCATGTCCGTAAAACACAGGTCCGCCAAAGGCAACATGGTCTGCCGAGTTGCCATCGCAACGAACGGTCATGTGTCGACCGGTGATGACCAATTCGAACTTCTCGCCATCTTCGGTGGGATTGCCAAAGATCGCGATCGACTGCTCGTTTCCGAAACCGCCAGCGTCGTCTTCGAGCTGTTGATAGTACCTTTCATGCCAATCCGGGTGAATGATCGCCTTGAACGCCTGTTCGATCAGATCGCGTTGTTGGTCACTATAAAAATCGCCGTTGATCTCTTGGTCGGTAATGTTCCAGTTGTTCGCGACAAAGGTCCGCAGCAGACCCCGCTTTTTGTCCACGTGATCCCAGTCAAAGCAAACCGCCTTCTTCTGTTTCGCGTCCATGGTTTGGAACAACTGTCCCACCAGCGACTCGGCACTGGCCGACGCCACTGGTTCCGCGCGGAGCGGCATGTTGGTCAGACCACCGCCGATCAAAGATCCCGCAGCAATGGTGGCCGCGGAATTCTCAAGAAACGTCCTGCGATTGATTGACCCAGGTTTGATCAAAGACTTTTTGATCGGTTCAAACTGACTCATGGTCATGACATCCGTCGATGGGGGGTGGGATACTGCGTAGCAAGACGCCTGATTCTACCCCACCGACGCCCCACAAATCAAAAACATTCGGCTTTGAAAGCACCCATCCTTCGCGAGCGATCCTGCCCCCAGTCCCCGTTGTGGGATTCGCCAGAATTGCTCGCGGGCGCGTCGATTGAGTGAGCCGTGAACGCGTGAGCGGCCGGGAAGCCACCCAAACGCATCGCATGCACCCCCCCTCGCTTGGGGAGGGCGTATCATGCACGGGTCAGCCGGGCATAAAACCGTTTATTCCCGCCCGACCCATGCCATAATAAATTTAACCCCCGCCTGAGCCGGGGAGAATGAATCGTCCCCCGACTGTTGAACGTTGATAGTTATCGCCGCTCTTTCGTATCCGGGACTCGATCATGCGGCTTATCGCCTTGCCCCAGCGACCGTTTGGCTCGTGATCCTATGGTTGGTCGAGACTTACTTCGCGACGCCGCGTCTAGGCAGACTTCAGCATGCTGCAACCAACCTTGCGTTGGCTGCGTTAAACGGTGGACTACTTTTCTTTTCCGTAGGCTTACTCAGTGTGTATGTCTGCAGCGTTTCGTCCGCCGAGCCTTTTGGCCTAGTTCGTGTTGTCCTCTCATTCTTGGCGCTAGACCTGTTTAGTTACCTTTGGCACCGAGCCAATCATCGCTTTGCTCTACTTTGGCGTTTCCACGCAGTCCACCACTCCGATTCCGCGATGGATGTAACGACTGCCGGGCGTTTTCATGTTGTAGAACTCGGGATTGCGGGAATTGTTCGTCTTCCACTCCTTTACTTGCTCGGTGTGTCAACGACTGCGCTGCTCATTTACGAAACTGCACTTGTGATGGTTTCGATGATGCATCACTCCACAATTGCACTTGGGCGCTTCGACCGCATTGCCCGAACCTTTTTCGTAACTCCATCGATTCACTCTGTGCATCATTCTCGTGATTCTGATCTCTACGCGTGCAACTACTCATCTGTACTTTCTGTTTGGGATCGACTGTTCCGGACTTTTCACCTGACACGTGGCCCCGTCCAACACGGATTGGATACCCACAACGACCGCAAGTCAGTCAGATCCTTGCTTGCCTCACCGTTTCACAATGACCATAATCGCGGGGAACAATGACATGCACGGGAGCACGGTTTGCGGCCTTTTTCGCAATGGAATAGTCAGCCTTCCGTGCCCCGTGACGTCCGCCATTCTTGCTGTCTGTGGTTGCCCGGTTGATCGCCAAGCTTCTTGAACCTTGCGCGGTCGCTAGCCAATTTTGTGTCGGTCACTTGATCGCTTGCCGCTGCCAACCCGTGCTGGCGAACTCTTACGGCAAAGTCATTCGTGTGCGCTTAGCGAAGATTAGTGTTCCTTCCGACTGGAACACTAATAAACACGAATCGTTGCGCGGTCTTGCCAATGCCGGAATGCCAGGTAGAAAGTGCAGAGGGAATCGAGCGGGAGCCAGTCGCGATGGTTCAGTTGCCGATGCAAGGATTGACGGGCGATCTCGGCTATCCCCAGTCGTATCTGGTAGACTCATTCGGACGGGCCGGCCGTCTCGGCCTGCGTCCGCTGTACTGCCACTAGTGCGGCGACAAAGTTCAACGCACGATCTACCCGGCCTAGACCGCGACCTTTCAAGATTTCGATGCATGATCACTGATCTGTTTTCGCT
Protein-coding regions in this window:
- a CDS encoding DUF11 domain-containing protein — its product is MKRRTQRLRDSLLRLLGDANRSPQHRFRPRLESLEDRRLLVAAIDLADVVGQVFDDFSGNGYDVGEEVSGAALDIYRDDGDGVFEPGTGDVEVAMAMTDSNGNYRFERLTAGDYFVLQPAQTVSGHALLRSVSPLITISTEDVKGRIATSIDTFNTAAQKVTDTTNDNIPVTSFVAADSAQVIGGERDLIVNKTSADGSVELSVNDPLLPNQLIFNSPATGLGTRRVTWDGVDGAIAIDDTGLGGVNLTTDALGLQLQIRANLAGGNAIVRIYSNDGIAGTADRFSTATIPIPVTQGTFQSAEFIPFSAFTSTSGGGADFTDVGAIELEIATTVVDVNGASELVGAVGTIVKTANFANFDQADLSLSKTVDDPSPNLNQEVTFTLTINNSGPDTATGVVVTDLLPSGIQFERFATDNGSYDSANGRWTVGSVAVGSPAVLTITGTVTSVGEKTNSAEITASDQFDTDSTPNNQLAGEDDQASVAIAPQTIDLSLTQTIADASPNVGDTVTFVVTLRNDGPSTATNVSVRDLLPAGVTLTTATPSQGNYNTSSGIWTVPSLISGGSVALSLSGVVNQSGSFINTAEVTAADQTDSDSVPNNNDADEDDQASLTIVTPVADLQLTQTVDNPAPNVGDEVIFTVTISNQGPAPASGVVVSDLLPAGLESISSTVNAGVYNDTTGRWVIGDVSTTDAPTLTIRARVQSSTAITNTAEVIEADQFDPDSTPGNDIPSEDDQDSATVAPSAIDLSLTQSVDTPRPNVGDEIQYTITLDNAGPDTATSIIVRDVLPTGLTFLSATESVGTYTSADGNWSVPSLAPADSPATLQLRVRVDSQPATANSAEVIQATQFDPDSTPNNDDPGEDDQAAVSITLASADLSLTKTVDVGSPNIGDNVVFTIRVTNDGPDVATNVSIRDELPTGTRFVSSNPSVGSYDSITGIWTVPSVGLSSTETLTITAVTDTASMTTNTAEIISVDQSDPDSVAGNGNANEDDIATATIQAQQIDLSLSLAVNDTAPNVGDEITFVITVDNAGPSDATGVRVTDVLPAGLTLVDSTPSQGSFNTSSGVWSVGNVSITTQPTLQLVVRVDQVLTDTINVAEITAADQPDTDSTPGNNDIDEDDQDSVTISTPVADLSLVQTVTNDTPNVGDQVTFEILLTNDGPSPATSVQVSDLLPDAVRFDSTTLSAGTYDADTGIWDIGSVGSGETVSLGINVTITGQGTQTNTARVSQSDQFDPDSTPGNNVEAEDDQASASVTPPVIDLSLQKTASLDRPAIGQNVTFTITAQNDGVSDATGVVIRDALPAGLNFVDSNASVGSYNATTGIWSLGAIAAGSSETLEITATVTQVDAVTNVAEVIAANQFDSDSTPDNQDENEDDLASVSITPASADLSLTKTVDDSLPNVGQEVTFTLTLSNAGPDTAEQITVRDSLPAGLDFVGSSPSVGDYDSATGIWTIDSLASGATATLDIRAAVAALTDRTNTAEVLTSSQFDPDSTPGNGDDSEDDQASVTLSPQLVDLALSKVLDDPAPNVGDTIAFTLTLSNDGPSDATGVAVTDRLPDGLVFENFIASQGSYNSASGLWNVGNVAKDAAPTLTINATVGQISGATNTAEITAADQVDRDSTPGNNDAGEDDQASVEFVTQVADLSLTKTASTSAPTQNEVIRFTLTLTNSGPSTATDISVRDVLPSGLTFVSADPSVGSYDPANGIWTLASVSSSSNATLRIDARATSPQPSTNTAEIMLARQFDPDSTPGNGVAAEDDIASVLITPVVIDLDVSASVDNDAPVEGDEILMTFLTQNSGNVAATGVVTSVMIPAGLRIVSSTPDIGSYNPVSGRWEIGTLGVGATATLTVRAVVENRELKTIPVQVIAADQFDIDSTPGNDEVGEDDQTDLIIRAPRTLTKRLFLSR
- a CDS encoding DUF3500 domain-containing protein; protein product: MSQFEPIKKSLIKPGSINRRTFLENSAATIAAGSLIGGGLTNMPLRAEPVASASAESLVGQLFQTMDAKQKKAVCFDWDHVDKKRGLLRTFVANNWNITDQEINGDFYSDQQRDLIEQAFKAIIHPDWHERYYQQLEDDAGGFGNEQSIAIFGNPTEDGEKFELVITGRHMTVRCDGNSADHVAFGGPVFYGHAPEGEEGPNHTDNVFWNQAVAANDLYKMLDGRQQKQALVPTTPREQAVAFRGHSSDITGLPVSDMASDQREHLQGVLATMVEMYRTPDQQEAMQCLKTQGGLDACKLSFYQDHDIGKDGVWDNWRLEGPSFVWHYRGAPHVHVWVNIADSADVKLNA
- a CDS encoding sterol desaturase family protein produces the protein MYVCSVSSAEPFGLVRVVLSFLALDLFSYLWHRANHRFALLWRFHAVHHSDSAMDVTTAGRFHVVELGIAGIVRLPLLYLLGVSTTALLIYETALVMVSMMHHSTIALGRFDRIARTFFVTPSIHSVHHSRDSDLYACNYSSVLSVWDRLFRTFHLTRGPVQHGLDTHNDRKSVRSLLASPFHNDHNRGEQ